From Medicago truncatula cultivar Jemalong A17 chromosome 7, MtrunA17r5.0-ANR, whole genome shotgun sequence, a single genomic window includes:
- the LOC120575809 gene encoding G-type lectin S-receptor-like serine/threonine-protein kinase At1g11330 yields MFHHYSFGIKLSINKRTGKSVKLKSWKSPFDPSIGNFSCSTVERLRIIEVFIWNETSIYWRSGPWNGGVFTGIQTMTAAYFFSFQGGDDGEGNINIYYTVENDEDFVIFHLNSQGKLEATQWYDEKKEVIVTWTSQDLECDVYGICGAFASCSSLFSPICICLRGFEPRNIQEWNGHNWTGGCVRRTTLQCSRDNNKTTRRKEDAFLKLQTVKVPAFAEALAVTPDICRSLCLENCSCLAYSHDSVIGCMSWTGKLLDIQQLESGGLDLYVCTAYAELDRGRNKTLIIVSTVIIGTLVIVICAYILWRRTKNHPAKQWLFTKSARKKNNKAFQQFNKGGSPNVSPSDNVIGEMSQVKLQELLIFDFEKLATATNNFHLSNKLGQGGFGIVYKGKLQDGQEIAVKRLSRASGQGLEEFMNEVVVLCKLQHRNLVKLLGCCIEGDEKMLMYEYMPNKSLDAFIFDPSKNKLLDWRTRYNITEGIARGLLYLHRDSRLRIIHRDLKASNVLLDEELNPKISDFGMARIFGGGDNQVNTSRIVGTYGYLSMQGLFSEKSDVFSFGVLVLEIVSGRRNSSFYDNEHALSLVGFVWIQWREGNILSLIDPEIYDHSHDKNISRCLHIGLLCVQESAVDRPNMATVISMLNNEVASLPPPSQPAFILRQYMLNSKSPEENQIVCSINNVSITDLCGR; encoded by the exons ATGTTCCACCATTACAGTTTCGGTATAAAACTATCAATCAACAAAAGAACAGGTAAGAGTGTAAAACTCAAATCATGGAAAAGCCCTTTTGATCCATCCATTGGCAACTTTTCTTGTAGTACTGTTGAACGCTTACGTATAATAGAAGTGTTCATTTGGAATGAAACTAGCATATACTGGCGCAGTGGGCCTTGGAATGGGGGGGTCTTCACTGGGATACAAACAATGACAGCtgcatatttttttagttttcaaggAGGAGACGACGGAGAAGggaatattaatatatattatacgGTAGAAAATGATGAGGACTTTGTGATCTTTCACCTAAATTCACAAGGAAAATTAGAAGCAACACAGTGGTATGAcgagaaaaaagaagttattgTTACATGGACAAGCCAAGACTTGGAGTGTGATGTTTACGGTATATGTGGGGCATTTGCAAGCTGTAGTTCATTGTTCTCACCAATATGTATCTGTCTGAGAGGATTTGAACCTAGAAACATACAAGAATGGAATGGACATAACTGGACCGGTGGGTGTGTTAGGAGAACCACTTTGCAGTGTAGTAGGGATAACAATAAAACCACACGGAGAAAGGAAGATGCGTTTTTGAAATTACAGACGGTGAAAGTACCAGCTTTTGCTGAAGCTTTAGCTGTTACACCAGACATTTGCAGAAGCCTATGCTTGGAGAATTGTTCTTGCCTTGCATATTCCCATGATTCCGTGATTGGCTGTATGTCGTGGACAGGGAAACTACTTGACATACAACAACTCGAAAGTGGAGGACTTGATCTATATGTCTGCACAGCGTATGCAGAACTTG ATCGAGGAAGAAACAAGACACTCATCATTGTAAGTACAGTCATAATTGGAACTCTAGTAATTGTTATTTGTGCATATATCTTGTGGAGAAGGACGAAAAACCACCCGG CTAAACAGTGGCTCTTTACTAAATCAGCAAGGAAAAAGAACAACAAAGCTTTCCAACAATTTAATAAAGGTGGATCACCAAATGTTTCTCCTAGTGACAACGTAATTGGAGAAATGTCCCAAGTTAAACTGCAAGAGctattaatatttgattttgagaAATTGGCAACTGCCACTAACAACTTCCACTTATCCAACAAACTTGGACAGGGTGGTTTTGGTATAGTATACAAG gGGAAACTGCAAGATGGCCAGGAAATAGCAGTTAAAAGACTTTCTAGAGCATCCGGACAAGGGTTGGAGGAATTTATGAATGAAGTAGTGGTCCTTTGTAAGCTTCAACACCGCAATCTTGTTAAACTTCTTGGTTGTTGTATTGAAGGTGATGAAAAGATGTTGATGTATGAGTACATGCCAAACAAAAGTTTGGATGCATTCATCTTTG ATCCATCAAAAAATAAACTCCTAGATTGGAGGACACGGTACAACATAACAGAAGGAATAGCTCGCGGATTGCTATATCTTCACAGAGATTCCAGACTAAGAATTATTCACAGAGATTTGAAGGCAAGTAATGTCCTGTTAGATGAGGAGCTGAATCCAAAAATATCAGACTTTGGTATGGCTAGAATCTTTGGAGGGGGAGACAATCAGGTCAATACTTCCAGAATTGTCGGAACATA TGGCTATTTGTCAATGCAAGGACTTTTTTCAGAGAAATCAGATGTTTTTAGCTTTGGTGTTTTGGTACTAGAGATCGTTAGCGGGAGAAGAAACTCAAGCTTTTATGACAATGAGCATGCTCTGAGTCTTGTAGGATTT GTCTGGATACAATGGAGGGAAGgaaatattttatctttaatagaTCCAGAAATATATGATCATAGTCATGATAAGAATATTTCGAGATGCTTACATATAGGACTGTTATGTGTACAAGAATCGGCTGTAGACAGGCCTAATATGGCTACAGTAATTTCTATGCTTAACAATGAGGTTGCATCACTTCCTCCTCCAAGTCAACCTGCATTCATCCTAAGGCAGTATATGTTGAATTCAAAGTCGCCTGAAGAAAATCAAATTGTCTGTTCCATTAATAATGTCAGTATTACAGATTTATGTGGTAGATAG